AATGCAGAGGCCAATGATGAAGTTCCACTTGGGGGCTCACAAACAAATGGTTAGTATAGTTCTCCACTTAGTTTTCTTGTTCTGGAATTTTCTTTAACTTTGTACTCTAAAACCCCAATTAAATACTCCAGAGGGAGATAGAAGTGAGACAACCCAAAACAAACTTGGTAACTTTGCCTCGGAAAATGAACCATCCTCTTTACATGATGCTACCTTGCACCAAACAGAAGATGGAATGCAAAATGAGAATTCTACAACTGTGCATGAATCTCTGAGTGAAGGTGAGAGCCACTATGTCACTATTGTCATTGTAAGTTTATTGTTTCAAAGTTGATGCAACCAGGAAATGCTTAGCAAGTGTTGGATACTTATGCACATCATATGACTGATCTTGCATACCGTTTCATGTTTTCATTCTGATACTTGGTTTTGAATAATCTTCCCAGAGGAAGAAAAATGGCTTTCTCAATATGGTCAGGTAGAGCAAGAAATTGATGACCAACCATTATTTCCGAGCATCGATCTGTGGGACTGGGATATGGTCAAAGAACCAGTCAGTAAAGGTCAACCCATTGTCAGGCTCGTGGGACGTTTAGTTAAGGGCTCTAGTAAGCTTCATCCTTCTCTGCCTGCTCGTGGTGGCTTGCTAAGAACTGCCCCTGTGCATGAAGTTCATGTTGATCTTGTGCGTGTTTCATCAGGTAAAGTTTTATAGGTTTGACATAGATATGAAATGCGTCATACTTTGAATGCTAATAAGCAGGTTGTCTTACCAGTAAATTATACTTTTGCTTTCAAACAACTTTAAAGATTTAAGCAATTCAATTTTCtcttggtttttgttttaatCTTGAAAGGTGGAATATTATTAAGAGAAGCTTCCATTTCTTTCTACCTTTTGCTTGACAAACTGGGGCCTGACGCTGCCATGTTTTGCTTACAATTACTCACTTGTCATGTCATCAGGGAAAATATACAGGCTAAGGAGACCTAGCAGCAAATACTTAGCCTCTTTATCATCATATGACTCTTCCAACCCAACAAAAGATTGGGGTTTTCCCAACATATATGCCAATCCTGATAACAATTTGCATAAACAGCCAACAGCACAGTGTCAATCGGAAGTCATGGATGTATTTTCAATAAGGGGTGTTTCCGCTGCTAGTGCCAATGTAAGTAAAGAAGAACTGATTGTACTCATTATCATTTGATAAAGTAGCTCAACCCGTGCCTTATCCATAGTTCTAACAATTTTGCAGCAAGTGGCAGATACCAGTGTTGAACTATAGaactctttctttctttttccgtcGTACCCATTTCAGTTGCCTAAAGCACTCATCTGTTGAATTTGTTAATGAAACCTGAGTTGTGAAAATCAATAATCATGGTATCTCATGATGTATTGGATACATATGTGCTTTTGCGAATTGTGATTACTACCCCTACATAACACTATAACAGTGTGGGTTGCCAAAATACAATTCAGGTGGTTTGGATAGTGCTTTGTTGTTCTCCGCATGAGACAACCtcttagaaaataaaaatggtatTGGTAGCTTTCTCTAATCTTGTCTTACAGCAGATCGAACCAGTAAGTCGCAGGTGTTCATAGTTCATACAATATGGAGCACTGATTCCGTGCTGTAAATGATATGTAGAAAGTGTAATTTTAAAATGCTGAACAGTGTACACATTCTTTCGGAATGCTTCATATTGCCGTATTTCTGCCTTATGGTACTACAGCAGTTGACTGAACCTTGTATTATTGTGTCAAGATGTACACACACTGCtagtatttttcatgtttataatcttttcaacaaaaatgCCATATCTCTaggttttttaaatatgcGCTTTTTCCCAAGTTGTTAATGCGATATTTTGATACGTTCTTAATGTTCCTAGGAGCACAGGATATATGCTTATAGGGACAGAGCTGCTGAGAGAAGGGTCCTACACCGTGGTATAGGGATAGGGCCTGGACAGAAGCAAAGTAGCAGCACCAATTTTTATGAACATGAGGAAACAGATGAAGGAATGGTTCTGATGGGAGATGCATCAGTAGATATGAACTTCCGTTCCAGTGGCTTGAATTCTGCCAAGAAAATGATGGAGAACATGGGCTGGAAGGAAGTATTTCTCTATCTTATGTCCACTTGTTGAATGCCTTTTGCATTCTAGGATGTCGGCAAAATTACTGCCAGGACATATGCAGAACTTTgaggaatataaatatatatatttgaaaagaaCGCATTGGACTTATTTTAACGTGAAAAACACCCCTCACAAATTTTAGTGCCCTGTGGTCAGGACAGACATATCCTTCAGGTAGACATCAACCTAGATTGCATGCAGTTATTTTTCTCCTTTGGCACTATGTATATGTTTCGGCAATAATATTCTTTTTGAATCTAAGATCAGTAAGGAATAACGAGTTATAATGTTTCTTGAAAATTTCTGTTATTGATTCAGGTTGTTGTGGAAACACAGGCAAAATCATTGATCCGGTTTCTATTTTTGGAATAAGTATTTGACTCTCctattgattttcttttattcttgCAAATCTGTTAGGGCGAAGCCCTTGGGAAAAGCACAAAGGGTATTGTAGAACCCATACAGCCTACTGTCAACAAGCACGGTGCTGGTTTGGGATGGAAGCAGAACTGCTAAGATGTTTCTAATCACTGAAATCCTTTGGTGATTTCAGTGCATGTTTTGTGGCTTAAGGAGTTAAGGTACATATATACTGCATCACATAGGACAGCAAGGAAATTGTatcaaacttatattttttttcgttagTCTTTGCAGCCTATCTCATGCAGTTTAAAAATGAGCTATTTTTTACGTTACGCATAATTTTCCTCATGAGCGGGAATGTGCACGACTTAACAAGCATATGTAACAAGAtgctaattatttttgtgttgaTTCAGGTATGAGTTCATCTCAGAAACTCTAATCTTTCTTGGAGGACATTCTGTTTATTACTGCAGGTAGTAAAGGTTGTGCTTTCTATTTATTTCTAGTTTGTGGCATACTGTATTATTTGGCTGTAGTTCTGTGGGTTTAAATTGGGGTTAATGTTTGTTTATTATTGGATAGATGGAATAACATTACTAGTTTCTGCCAAACTGCATCTAGGGAATTGTTGCATGGCTGATGTTCTCTTGGTTAAAATTAAGCAGAAGATCATTGACATTGCATAACATTACGAGAAAGGACACCAACAACTTAAAATCTTTATCAGCAAAA
This is a stretch of genomic DNA from Oryza brachyantha chromosome 1, ObraRS2, whole genome shotgun sequence. It encodes these proteins:
- the LOC102707527 gene encoding uncharacterized protein LOC102707527 isoform X2, which encodes MDGGGGGGEAGLAGGGGFEWDEDSQLYYHPSTGFYHDAVAGWYYSSRDGQYYIYENGNYMPWMPDAGNETKTEHPCDESNQGFLEPSSGLEPDISDNQNETQRPPSEWMEETLINMFLSGYSNAEANDEVPLGGSQTNEGDRSETTQNKLGNFASENEPSSLHDATLHQTEDGMQNENSTTVHESLSEEEEKWLSQYGQVEQEIDDQPLFPSIDLWDWDMVKEPVSKGQPIVRLVGRLVKGSSKLHPSLPARGGLLRTAPVHEVHVDLVRVSSGKIYRLRRPSSKYLASLSSYDSSNPTKDWGFPNIYANPDNNLHKQPTAQCQSEVMDVFSIRGVSAASANEHRIYAYRDRAAERRVLHRGIGIGPGQKQSSSTNFYEHEETDEGMVLMGDASVDMNFRSSGLNSAKKMMENMGWKEVFLYLMSTC
- the LOC102707527 gene encoding angiogenic factor with G patch and FHA domains 1 isoform X1, with amino-acid sequence MDGGGGGGEAGLAGGGGFEWDEDSQLYYHPSTGFYHDAVAGWYYSSRDGQYYIYENGNYMPWMPDAGNETKTEHPCDESNQGFLEPSSGLEPDISDNQNETQRPPSEWMEETLINMFLSGYSNAEANDEVPLGGSQTNEGDRSETTQNKLGNFASENEPSSLHDATLHQTEDGMQNENSTTVHESLSEEEEKWLSQYGQVEQEIDDQPLFPSIDLWDWDMVKEPVSKGQPIVRLVGRLVKGSSKLHPSLPARGGLLRTAPVHEVHVDLVRVSSGKIYRLRRPSSKYLASLSSYDSSNPTKDWGFPNIYANPDNNLHKQPTAQCQSEVMDVFSIRGVSAASANEHRIYAYRDRAAERRVLHRGIGIGPGQKQSSSTNFYEHEETDEGMVLMGDASVDMNFRSSGLNSAKKMMENMGWKEGEALGKSTKGIVEPIQPTVNKHGAGLGWKQNC